Within Syngnathus scovelli strain Florida chromosome 22, RoL_Ssco_1.2, whole genome shotgun sequence, the genomic segment TGAACGTTTTGTCGTTCGGAAACTTACCGGATCGGTTTGATCGGAGCTTGCGGCGCCCAAAACTTTGCGGCCAACCTGAAAGGACGACAAGATTTATTtagtgtttttcattttttttagaaaCCTACCCACTTTGCTTGACTTTGGGAGCCCTGACGGCCAACGAAAAGTAAAAGCTCACGCTTCGTGCAGTCTTTGAATTGAAATATGAAAGCGAGGCGCTCCACTTTGTTAGCGGCGTACATTAGCATCCCGTTAAATGTCACAAGTGCTTTTAAGTCTTTTTGATGGGCGCACATGAAGAGAATATCCTGATCTTGTGATGGAAACGTTTTCCTTTTCCAGATTGGCTCGCACAATAGCGGGCAACGCTAACGTTGGTTCCCCTTGGCAACCAGCGTTTCCAAAGGCTTTCTTTGGACGGCCTAATTGGCCCGTACTCTAATATGTGTCATTTCGGTTTAAAAGGCGGGCGGAGTGGCTTTTTCCAGGGGGCTAACGTCAACAACGCAGCTGTGGCACTCGAACAAACGTCTTCCAAAGAGTTGCACTTTGGATTTCAGCAGCGCTCTAAACATTGGTTGTTTTTGCACAAATGCCGCTAAACCCATCCATCAAAATAATTTGGTGTGAAAAGGATCATTATGAAAACAAAGGTTTCTACCGCGGCTAATTTTTCCTCGCATGAATATTTATGAAGGAGGAAATTGTGCTCTATTGAATCCGTCGGGGTGTTTTGCGCCAGCGCCTCCATTTTGTCATTAGGCTTTCCGCCACAAACGTGGCGGGTCAAGAGTCACGATGCTAATGGCGCCCTAGCAGCCCGCACTCCTATTCCAAGGACCAGCGACAATAAAGGACCAAATGGGTCGATGGTTACGCAACGTCGGCGGCCATTATGGCTTTATGGCGCCTCCATTAAAATGAATAATGGCGTCATTGCAAAAAAAGATAAGTATACATGgctctattattttttttatttttttaggccaCATAAAGAGTTTATTGCACGCAAGACGACTGTTGACTTTTTACAACGCGGTGagtcacatgctgcttcaccaagtctCTTGTTTGTGAAAGGCGGCTGTGCGCATTTATAAATAGATGTTTTACCCGACGGCCGCAGCTGTGATCATCTGCTCTCATCACTCGGCCGCCTTTGCTTGATGCGCCATgacaggaaggaaaaaaaaaacaactcgggGATAATGGCAAACAAATTTCCAAAATTCCACCAAACAAATTGAAAGGTAAAACTTGAAATGAAAGACTCAGAGATGTTCAAATGAGCCCCAAGAAGCCCAATTAGAGCACTTTGAGTCTTTCACCTCCACAACACAGCTCGCTAGCTAATAGCCGGCTGTCGCGCGATTCATCCATCCGGGGCCGCCTCGACAGTTTTCGACGGCGAGCGCACGCGTGTGGGAGTGGCCGTGAATCACGCCAGAGACCCACGGCGCAGGACGTGAGCGTGAATCTAAATGAGGCCGTTCATCAGAAGACACGAAGCATTCGGGAACCAACGTCACCTGACTCGAGTGAGCTACGGTAGCGGTCATGCCGTTCCAATTGATTcgaaaaaaagaggaaacatTCATCTCCTGGATGCTAACAACTGATGCTGAGAAGGTTCTTGAATGTTCTGAAGGCAGCAGTAATAAAGTCGAGGGGCCGTCAAGTCGGAGCCGTTGCTATTCTAATCTGGCTTGAAGACTCGCTCGAGATGATGAATGTGCTGTCGGAGGCACCCAAATCTCGTTCATACCTCTGAACGCTGTCGAGTCCCACTTCAATTTGAGGGAGCCCACAACGGCGGCCTCTTTTTAGTGAGCTACTATATAAAAGAGGATCTTTCTTCTGTCAATTTTCCTCATCTGGTAAAATCTGAATCAAAGTCCCAAAAGCCAACAAAAACAGAACGCGGGCGGGTCTAGGCGGCTTTATTTTCATGTGCTTGACCTCATTCAAACATTTGATGGCaaagacaacaacaataaaCAAAGTGAAAGGAAGCTTGGAGAAAAAAATGATGTCACTTCCAGGAGCCGGACTTTCCCTTAGCGCCGCGTGAGGTCTTGGGCGCTTTGGAGCCACGCTGGTGGTCGCTGACGCGATTGCGCAGGACGTGGATGTCGTACTTCTGCCGCTTGAGCTTCTCGGCCAGCTCAAACTTCTCGGCGTGTAGCTGGTGGAGCCAGGCCCACAAATCCTGCGCCTTCTGGGCCAGCTTGTCCTGGTTGAGGTGCTCGATGTTGAGCGGCTTGCGGCGCTCCAGCAGCACCTTCTTCTTTTCCTCGCGGGCCGTCAGCTTCTTGCCCTTCTTCTGGTCGGCCCTCTGCAGGTAGCCTCCGAAGGACTTGTTGGTGAagatcttcttcttcttggcctCCTCCTCGGCGCGCAGCTTGGCCGCCTCCTCCTCGCGCCGCTCCCGCTCCTCGGTCACACGGGCCTGGCGTTTGCGCTCTTGCTCGGCGCGCTCCCGCTGCTGCTCGGCCCGGTCGGAACGGCGCCGTTCGATGCGGGTGCGTAGGGCCACCaggtcttcctcctccttctgccGGTTGGAGAAGTGCAACTCGATCAGGCCCTGCAGGTCGTTGAAGTCCTTCTCCACACGCTTGCGGTGAAGGTCGTCGAAATCCACCTTCTCGCCGTCGGGCAGCTTGGGCGGGGCGATGTTGGGCACGTACGTGGTCTTGGGTCGAGGTTTGGACTCGTGCTCCTGtttctcatcttcctcctcataCTCTTCCTgcttctcttcttcctcctcctcctgatcGTACTCCTCCTGTTCCTCCGGGATCTCCTCGCCGTCCGACATGTCTTTCCTGGATGCCGTCTGAAGACTGAGCTCTGGCGCGACTCTTTTAAAGCTTTGCCGGGATCATGTGACGCAGACCATTCTCCACAGGAAAGATGGCGAGACAGATGCGAGCATCTATTTTCTCCAAGTCTTTTGGCCGacccctccccttccccaaAAATGCCTTGCCTACGGTCTGACCCCGAAGCGTTCCTCATTCCACCACCAGAGACTATTTCGGAGGCACGACAGATGCACAACACACTTGTGTCGCTGCCGCCAATAAAATTCAAGCGCGCCGAAGGCTGTTGATAAGCTCCAGTGCAAAATTAAGTTCATAAATCTTTGCAATGACGCCATCGGCGGCCGCCTGAGGAACGGCCCGGGGGTCGCATTAATCCGTCCGGACCATTTTTGACGTGACGCTACAGTTAGCGCTTTAGGCTTGTTGGCTTAAGTTCACGCTGAAAAGTTCACGCAGGGGTGAGCCTTCCTTTGTTTATTCCATCTATCCGCAATTCACCCATTTCTACATCCACGCTTCCGTGCGTCAACATTCCCATGTCTCCGTCTGCGCTCTGGAATGTAATCAAAACTTTTCTCTGGGCTCTCGGCGCATTGGCTTAGTGGGAGGGATCGCTCCTGCGCTGGGACATGGGGCTCGCCGACTCTCGGCTCGGGGTTATTTGTAGAAAAGGACAAAAGGCGCCTTTGGTGAGGATGAGCTCGCTAAGTGACGGCAGGGACAGGTGCTCGCTCTCTTTCTGGCGCCTGGGAATCCCAATCCAAAAGGCCCCACCTCCCCCTGCGCCTCCTTCCAGTCAAGAGAGCTCATTATTTTCAACCGGAGTTGAATTTCAGGCAGCCTCGAAAGTTAAGCTCAACGGGAAAACCGGGACGGGAATCGCCTGTTGCGCAAAGGTGCAAAATGAGCCAAACAGGTGCTCACCAAGTGCTTTGTTGGTAGAGTCAAAAATAGCACAATCACAATTGTTTACTGTCCAAGTATGTTAAAACACATACTTGGACACATGAGGAATTTGTTAGTGGGATGGCAATCAAATGAATTATTGTGAATTTTAAGTTGTCCCATCAATGTTCTTTTGCAAAAACAATACACAGACACAACTCAACTGTATTTATAGAGCACTTTGAAACAAAAACGACCTATTGTATCAAGAAGgtcattttttttactcattaGCTGAcgattaatttttttgcttatatTGCTTTGGGACCTAATTTGTGCTTTTAACTGATTTTATGGTACTAGTAATTTTATAAGGTCTCCTCAATCGTGTGAACACGCATTGAGCGCCCTCTACTGGCCAATATTGGGTGGTACAAGTGATTTGGGTCAATCCAGAAATTGCTATTTTTTAAAAACCAAATACACTTTTTTATAGGTGATATTTGAACCCACAACATCATCATTACGTTGAAGTAACCGAGAGTCGCATTACTTACCCATTACAACGCGTTTAACTTGGGAAAGTCCGGTAgaaatgtgcatttttttcGATGAGCTAGGCTAGGGGATGAAACAGAGAAAATCATTCATAAAGAGGTTAAAAGTATATTTAAGTATACAATAATAGAAGTAATTTTACGTAACAGCCTACCTTAATTGCGAGCGTATGTTTGGAATCAAGTATATTTAAGAAAATTCTTTTTTCCACTTAAGAAAGTTCGTCTATCGCCACTGTCGCGATTACATGACGTCAGAGGATTTTGGCGCCGGACGGCTCTGTTGTGACGTCATTGCTACGGCAACTCGACAGACGAGTGAATTCATAATTGATTTGGACACTTTATAAAAACTGAAAACCGAATTCGATAATGAACATCTGCAAAATTATCCCAAGAAAAGGAGAGTGCAACAGCAGTACTTTAAAGTTATTTTAATGAAACAAGCACATTTAGAATCAATTGTTTGCAGTAGTACTTCATATATACAATGGTGGCAAGGTGGGGAGGGGGTGCACAATGTCATAGGTCATGAAAAGGTCAAAGTGATTTTGCATCCACAGTGGAAAACACAACCAGTCAACAAGCACTGAAGCCATTAAATAGGCTCAAATGGGAGGAAGTGAACCAGACAGCAACATTTTTCATACTTTTTTTGGGCCCTTTAATGGagagcatcccccccccccaaaaaaaaaaacatccattaatgactctttagtttttttttttttatcatatcaaaaatatatataatggaTCTATGATGCTACACAAAGAGAGAGGACACATACAATATAGTCAAATATGTACAACTTGTatgtgagggtttttttttgggggggggttctttATATACACGACAACTTTTTTTGCATTCAACCCTTCGATGAAAAAAATAGCGCGACGCTCTCCCGGGATGTCGGCATTTCAACAAACATCTTTGATGACATCGTGGCGGGCAAGGGCGTCACTGCATGGAAAAGACAAAATGTGAGTATTGGAAATGAACTGTGGTGTGTAAAGGTGACGCGAAAGTAAAAggacaaaccttttttttttttttctctccgtcCTGGAGTTAGTGTCTCTGGACTTTTGAGCTTTTGCTGTTTCCGGAGTCCTCACAGTGACGCTTGCTGCTCATGGGAGCGTTGCTGGAGTGATGCTCCATTCcttaaagagaaaaaaacaaacaaataggaCATAAGCACAAATTCAAGAAATAATAACCATTGTTTTGTCCCCGAGGAAAACGAACCTTTGTGAAGCGCGGGACTCTGGCAGCTGCCTTGAGGGTAGCACATCATGCTGGAGCTGACGTAGCCTGCGAAAACAAAATGGCGGGCATGAAGGACGGCGGCTCCACAGGGAACGTGAGAGTGCTACGGCCTCTTTGGACTACCTTGCTGGTGCGCGCCGGCGCTAGCTTGCGAGTCGGCCTGCAGGTACATCATGACGCTGCCGTTCTGCCAGTCGGCCTGAGGTTGACCCGCCGCCGGGTAGCCTGCGTGGACGAGAGACCGGCGGTCACTCGACAAGTCCGAAGCGCGTGACCTTCCCGCTGTTAGTTGACTCACCGGAAGgggcggcggccgcggcggcGTCGTGGGCCGCTTCGTAGCCCATCACGTCCGACGAGCCTTTGTTGTTTCCGTTGGAGGTGGTTGGAACGGACGCCAGGAGACCGAGGCCTCTGTAGCAGGAGAGCTGCTGGTAGATCTGCTTCATGCGCTCGATGTTGAGGCGGCTGGCCTCGGCGTGGTGCACCATGGGCTTGGGGTAGTGCACGCCCACAATGCAGCGCGCCGCCTTCTGCACCGCCTCCGGCGCGTTCCACGGGTCGTAGATGTACTTGGCCGGGAAGCCTCGTAGCACGGGCAGGTAGCGGCGGATGTAGTCGCCGTTGGGGTCGGTGCGGCGCCCGAACACCACCGGGCAGTAGCAGTGGAAGAACTGCTGGAAGAACGAGCTGCAGGAGAGCCACATCCAGCTGCCGGCGTTGACGCTCCAGTCGGCGTCAAGCAGCAGCTCCTCAAAcacctaaaaaataaaaaagggattcAAGCACTGGAGATAAAAGTTCTCTCAGAATTTTGAGCCTTCCGGCCCGGCGCCTACCTTCATGCCCTCCTCCCAGCTGATCCACAAGTCTCCGCGGGTCAGGAAGCAGGCCACGGCGTGGCGGGCCAAGTGGTGGATCCAGCCCTCCTGGCGCAGCTGGGTCATGATGGCGTCGATCCAGGGGAAACCGGTTCGTCCCTCGGCCCACTTGGCCAGCGCCTCGGCGTTGCGGTCCCACGGGATCTGCACGCAGATGGGGTTGCCCTCCATCTTGTCGAAACACGGGTTGTTGGTGGCCGCCGTGTAAAAAAACTCGCGCCACAGCAGCTGGCCGTATAGCGACAGCGGCGGCGAGCTGTTCTTCTTCACCTGTTTGACAAAACCGAGTCAATCGAGGCTCGTGGGCTCGAAAGAAGGAGAACGATGGGGGGGAGAAGCATTCGCACCTTTCGGTAGAGGTCGGTGAGTTTGAAGTAGAAGAGGCGGCACGAGAGACACCCGAATCGCAGGTAGGGGCTGAGGCCGGTGGGGCTGGCCAGCAGCGAGTTGGCGTTCATGCGAGGACGCTCAAAGTTGGCCACCCAAGCCTGCAACCAAGAGACCAGAAGTTGCTGGGAGCATTTCAACGTGCTGCGTCATGACGCCTCGCGACGCTACcgacctttctctccaggtggcgcTCCAGTCTGGTGAGGGCTTCCGACTCGCCTCCGGGCCACACGGCCGACGACAGGCCTTCAGTGTCGAAACCTGCGAGGGGAAGGTCCAACGTGAGACACGGCAAAGTCGACGCCCGGCAAATCTCGCCTCGCGGCGCTGCACTGACCGA encodes:
- the tnnt2c gene encoding troponin T2c, cardiac, which produces MSDGEEIPEEQEEYDQEEEEEEKQEEYEEEDEKQEHESKPRPKTTYVPNIAPPKLPDGEKVDFDDLHRKRVEKDFNDLQGLIELHFSNRQKEEEDLVALRTRIERRRSDRAEQQRERAEQERKRQARVTEERERREEEAAKLRAEEEAKKKKIFTNKSFGGYLQRADQKKGKKLTAREEKKKVLLERRKPLNIEHLNQDKLAQKAQDLWAWLHQLHAEKFELAEKLKRQKYDIHVLRNRVSDHQRGSKAPKTSRGAKGKSGSWK
- the cry1a gene encoding cryptochrome circadian regulator 1a; the encoded protein is MVVNTIHWFRKGLRLHDNPSLKESLLGADTVRCIYILDPWFAGSSNVGINRWRFLLQSLEDLDSNLRKLNSRLFVIRGQPTDVFPRLFKEWNISRLSYEYDSEPFGKERDAAIKKLASEAGVEVTVRISHTLYDLDKIIELNGGQSPLTYKRFQSLISRMDPVEVPAEFITADVMGKCNTPLSDDHDDKFGVPSLEELGFDTEGLSSAVWPGGESEALTRLERHLERKAWVANFERPRMNANSLLASPTGLSPYLRFGCLSCRLFYFKLTDLYRKVKKNSSPPLSLYGQLLWREFFYTAATNNPCFDKMEGNPICVQIPWDRNAEALAKWAEGRTGFPWIDAIMTQLRQEGWIHHLARHAVACFLTRGDLWISWEEGMKVFEELLLDADWSVNAGSWMWLSCSSFFQQFFHCYCPVVFGRRTDPNGDYIRRYLPVLRGFPAKYIYDPWNAPEAVQKAARCIVGVHYPKPMVHHAEASRLNIERMKQIYQQLSCYRGLGLLASVPTTSNGNNKGSSDVMGYEAAHDAAAAAAPSGYPAAGQPQADWQNGSVMMYLQADSQASAGAHQQGYVSSSMMCYPQGSCQSPALHKGMEHHSSNAPMSSKRHCEDSGNSKSSKVQRH